Proteins from a genomic interval of Pecten maximus chromosome 13, xPecMax1.1, whole genome shotgun sequence:
- the LOC117341264 gene encoding sodium-dependent proline transporter-like, whose translation MSQTPERGQWTGKLDFILSCIGFSVGLGNIWRFPYLCYRNGGGAFIIPYVIMLVIAGVPLYFLELSLGQFASQGPVTVWNLCPIFYGIGWAMIMISAMVCTYYNVIIMYSVYYMLVSFVNLDDELPWQKCGKSWNTEKCRDEPYPDMDGMNETSKVTAMLGLKDQSCLTDLLTAISGMYNQTYSTLTDLNSTHLSEHTVDCDIKFQTPSAEYWNRYVLRVHESDGMEDIGGVSLKNVLCLLLCWIFIFFCLMKGVKSSGKVVYFTALFPYVVLVVLLIRGLTLPGYEKGIKFYIVPEWERLKDPKVWGDAATQIFYSLGVAFGGILTMSSYNRFKNHTLRDALIISFVNCSTSVFGGFAIFALLGYMSHVTNVPVEDVADSGPGLAFIAYPEGIAKLPSPPIFAFLFFFMIFTLGCDSQFAMMETVISGFSDVFPNQLRKRKTLFTFFCCMIGFLLGIPQATKGGIYILTLVDWYSGSYNLMIICFCEIVAVCYIYGVNKFRADVEMMIGKQSIIVWSYFYATWCFITPAAIAFIVIMMAINYSPAYLGNYNYPGFAEALGWFMVVTPLLLVLGGAIVQSIRSGGVGIALRPVREWGPALDENRIPPRYASLSDPRHDDIQYNSKGGTVFVVNKGQDNKSYTGEKL comes from the exons GCGCCTTCATCATACCATACGTTATTATGTTGGTGATCGCCGGAGTGCCACTCTACTTCCTGGAACTTAGTCTGGGCCAGTTCGCCAGCCAGGGTCCGGTCACCGTGTGGAACCTCTGCCCAATCTTCTACG GTATCGGCTGGGCCATGATCATGATCAGCGCCATGGTATGTACCTACTACAACGTCATCATCATGTACTCCGTCTACTACATGTTAGTGTCATTCGTCAACCTTGACGACGAGTTACCATGGCAAAAATGTGGTAAATCCTGGAACACAGAAAAGTGCCGAGACGAGCCCTACCCAGACATGGACGGCATGAACGAGACCAGCAAGGTCACAGCGATGTTAG GTCTTAAGGACCAGTCATGCTTGACGGATTTATTGACGGCGATTAGTGGCATGTATAACCAAACATACAGTACATTAACCGACCTGAACTCGACCCATCTCTCCGAACATACGGTGGACTGTGATATCAAGTTCCAGACACCCAGCGCTGAGTACTGGAA CCGCTATGTACTACGGGTCCATGAATCGGACGGTATGGAGGATATTGGCGGGGTCAGTCTTAAGAACGTCCTTTGTCTCCTATTATGCTGGATCTTTATCTTCTTCTGTCTAATGAAGGGTGTCAAATCTTCAGGCAAG GTGGTGTACTTCACGGCGCTGTTTCCATACGTTGTTCTGGTCGTCCTGCTAATTCGAGGTCTTACCCTGCCTGGGTATGAGAAAGGTATAAAATTCTACATAGTCCCTGAATGGGAAAGGCTCAAAGACCCAAAG GTCTGGGGAGACGCCGCCACACAGATTTTCTACTCTCTGGGAGTCGCTTTTGGAGGCATTCTTACCATGTCAAGTTATAACAGATTCAAAAACCACACTCTCAG AGACGCTTTGATAATTTCCTTCGTGAACTGCTCGACCAGTGTGTTTGGTGGATTCGCTATATTCGCACTTCTCGGCTACATGTCGCATGTCACCAATGTTCCCGTGGAGGATGTGGCAGACAGTG GACCAGGCCTTGCCTTCATCGCCTATCCCGAGGGTATTGCCAAACTACCATCTCCTCCAATATTCGCCTTCCTGTTTTTCTTTATGATCTTTACACTCGGGTGTGATAGCCAG TTTGCTATGATGGAGACCGTGATCAGTGGATTCTCGGATGTCTTCCCCAACCAACTTCGTAAAAGGAAGACACTCTTCACTTTCTTCTGCTGCATGATAGGATTTCTACTGGGGATTCCACAAGCTACAAAG GGCGGTATATACATCCTCACCTTGGTAGACTGGTATTCCGGCAGCTACAACCTCATGATCATCTGCTTCTGTGAGATCGTGGCTGTGTGTTACATCTACG GAGTCAACAAATTCCGGGCTGACGTGGAGATGATGATAGGTAAACAGAGCATCATAGTCTGGTCTTACTTCTACGCCACATGGTGCTTCATTACACCGGCCGCCATAGCG TTCATTGTCATCATGATGGCTATCAACTACTCACCAGCCTATTTAGGGAACTACAACTACCCTGGATTTGCTGAGGCCCTGGGTTGGTTCATGGTGGTCACTCCCCTTCTACTCGTACTTGGAGGCGCAATAGTTCAGTCCATCAGGTCCGGCGGG GTAGGGATCGCCCTGAGACCTGTAAGAGAATGGGGTCCTGCGCTGGACGAGAACCGTATACCACCCCGTTATGCATCTCTCAGCGATCCTAGGCACGACGACATTCAGTACAACTCGAAAGGAGGAACCGTTTTTGTCGTCAACAAAGGACAAGATAACAAAT